ATCCATCCGGCGAAGAGCTGGCGTCAGGCGAGGGTGACGGCGGGGCAGGTTGCGTCGGATCCGGCGAGTTAGACGGGGGCTGTGATCCCTCCGGCGGAGGACAGGTCTCGCCGTCCTCCCCGCTGGTGGCGCCGGTGCTGGCGCCACCCATGTCGCCGCCACCACCGTCCCCACCACCGGTCGGATCCATACCGCTGCCCGAAGCCGGGGGCGCACCATGGTCAACGGGCGGAGGCTTGACCGGAGGAACGGGGTCGCCGCCATAGGAAGGGCCGCCATAGGAAGGGCCGCCACCTGACGGGTCCCTCTGTCCTCCCGAACCCGCACCGCCGGCAGCCGATTGGCCACCCACAGCACCGGGGTCCCTGCCGGCTCCGTGGTCCGACGGAGCCGGAGCCGCTGAAGTCGAGTCAGCTGACCCAGGGGTGGCCGGGGCATCAGCGCTGGTCGCGGGCTTCGGCCGGCCGAGGCCGGAACCCTCGTCACGTCCGCCGGGCTCCGCGTGGGCGCACCCCGCCGACGCGATCATCAAGGCAACGATCGCCGCATCACGGGCCGTGTGCCTGCTTCGGTGTCCCATCCATTTCCCCCTCGAACGACTCGGCCGCCCCAGTCGACGCCCGTCGGCACCCGAGCCTCACCGTCTCCGTCAAAGCGACTGTAGCCTCCGTCTATGCACGGAGCACACACAAATAGTCACGCTCAGCAGTCAACTTCGGTTCCACAGGGTTGACTGACCGACGCCTTCTCGGCGCCCGGGGATGTCCACCATGCCGACGAGATGCGACGTGGGCATGGTAGGACGATGCACCCAGGACGCGCAGGACGCGCAGGACGCGCAGGACGCGCAGGACGCGCAGGACGCGCAGGACGCGCAGGACGCCCAGGGGCGCGCCCGCACAGTCCGGGCGCTGTTCGGTCCCTCGCCCCGAAGGGGCCTGAGTCCGCGAGTAGTTGGGCGTCATAGCACCAGATCCGTCCGCGGGCTCAGGGCACGCTGCAGACCGTGACCTTCAGCGCGTGCTCGCCCCCGTGCCCGCGGCGACGCGGGCAGTGCCGCGGCGCCTCCCGCACCGGCCGGCCCATCACCGCGGCCGCGGCCTCCGGACCGGGCCCGCTCCGCATCGTGTGACCGGTACTTTCCTACCGGTCTGCGGAAGAGGACGTGTCCAACTCGGCCCGCTAAGGTGCGGGTTGGGCGGCAGGTCGGACAACGGTCGGCAGCCGGCCGTCCAGGCATGCATCGAATTACGCGGCCGGCCGCGGCTCCGCGATCGTCAATGGCCGGCGGCGACGATCGGACGCGCTCGTGCAGATCACTGCGAGGTCGCGCCGGGCAGTTGAAGTGCTCACCGGCCGGCTGAGCCGCTCGGTCAGTATGCCGTGACCTGGTCGGGCTCCGGGGCGGGTGCGTTCGCTTGGTGTTGTGGGTGGCCGCCCATGGTGGGCCTCGGGTGGAACGGCCACCAGATGCTCCGGCCGAGGAGTGCGGCAAGGGCGGGGACCAGCACCAGCGAAAGGACGAGTGCGGAGAGCATGATGCCGAGCGCCATCGCGAAGGCGATTTGTTCGTTTCCCGGGGTCGTGGCGAGCGTGGCGAAGGAGCCGGCAAGGACCAGGCCGGCCGTCGCAATGGCCGGTGTCGTGTGCCGTACCGCGCGGGCAACGGCGGCGCGGGCCGGGCCTGGTCGCTGCATCTCCTCCCGGATTCGGTCGGCGATCAGGATGTTGTAGTCGGTGCCCAGGGCCACGACGAACAGGAACAGCACCAGTGGGAGGGTGAAGTTGACGCCCGGCTTGCCGAGGCCGTGCTGGAACAGCAGGGTGGCGGCGCCGAGGGTGGCGGCGAAGCCGAGTCCGACGGAGAGCATCAGGGCCACCGGTGCGAGCAGGCTGCGCAGGAGCAGCAGGAGGATCAGCGCGATCAGCGCGGCTGCGACCGGGAACACGATCTTCAGGTCGCGGTCGACGGCGGTGGAGATGTCGGCGAAGATCGCCGCCGTTCCGCCCACGTGTGCCGTCGTCCCGGCGGGCGTGTGCTGGGCGATCGCGTCCCGGATCGGTCCGGAGGCCAGGTCGCGGGCCTGCTGGCTCTGCGGGTCCGCGGTCGGGTAAAGGTCGAGCCGGGCGGCACGACGGTCCTTGTTCAGGATGGTCCGCCCCACCTGGCCCACGCCCTTGACCTGGGTGAGTGCATGGGAAAGGCCGTCGAGCCGGGCGGTGGTGAGGGTGTCGCCGTCCGTGGCGGTGACGAAGACGCTCGTCGGGTCCGACACTCCGGCCGGCAGCGCGCGGGAGATCTCGGCCGCAGTGGCCGCGGCGGGCGTCTGGTCGCCGGAATCGTCCCGTCCGTAGTCCATGCGGATGCCGGCCAACCCGGCGGCCAGCGTGGCAAGCAGGGCGACGGAGGCCGTCAGCATCGTCAGCGGTCGTCGCGTGACCAGCGCGCCGAAGCGGGCGGCACGCCCCTCGCTCGGCTTGTGACGCAGGGTTCGGGAGGGCCAGAACATCTTGCGTCCGGCGGCCGCGAGGAGCGCCGGCAACAGGGTGAGGCTGCCGAGCAGCATCACCAGTACTGCGACGGCGATCGCGGGGCCCAGCGAGCGGAACTGCCCGAAGGTCGCGAGGCCCAGCGTGGCGAACGCGGCCACGATGGTCAGCGCCGCCGAGGTGATCGCGGTACCCACCCGGCCGGAGACCTGCTCGGCCGCCTCACGGGCGGACTGGTCGGGCCGGTTGCGCAGTTGCTCGCGGAAGCGGAACAAGAGGAACAGCAGGTAGTCGATGCCGATGCCGAGCAGGACCACGTTGATCAGGTTCGGGGTGCTCGCGTCGAGCTTGCGCCCGGCCAGCATCGCGGCACCCGCGACGGTGCCCATCGCCACGCCGCCGATCATGGCGACCGCGAGCAGCGGCAGCAGGGCCGCCAGCGCACTTCGGAACACCAGCACGTTGAGCAGGACGATGAACCCCATGACGAGGGCGCCCCCGACCTTCGCGGCGGTCTCGTGGGCATCGGTGGTGTCGACGGTGTCGGCGAGCCCCCCGGTGAAACCGGTGCGCATCCCCACCTCCGAGAACTGCGTCCGGGCAGCGTCCCGGAAGGCCCGGTAGACGCCCTGGACCCCCTTGTCCGAGGGATTCCCGGTCAGTTGGACGGAGAACAGTTCGAAGCTCCGGTCGGGCGCCGTCATCGCGGGGGCGATCCGGGGCATCTGGGAGCGGTCCGGGACCAGGAACTTCGGGCCGTCGTCCTCCCTGGGCATGATCACCCGGCGTTGGCCCAGCTGCGCCGCCTCGGCCTCGACCCGCTTCTGGTCGGCGGCGCTGAGGGCCCTGCCGTCGGACCGGGCAACCAGCACCGTCACCGTGGTGGCGTCGGGGTCCACCCCGAACTGCTCCTCGGCGATCTGCAGCGCGGCGGCCGAATCGTAGCTGCGGGGCAGGAAGTCCCCGGTCTGGTGCTGGGTGACGCGGGCGATCAGTGTCGGCACCAGGGCGCTCAGTACGACACCCAGGACCGCCCAGAGGGCGATGACCTTCCACGGGTGTCTGGTGGAGTATCCGGTCAGGGCGCGAATCACGATGTCCTCCGGCGGACGGACTTGAATGCGGCGTCTGCCGGGTGCTCCCGGCCGGTCTCCAGACCATCACTGCGAGGGGCCGCCGAGCGTCGTGGCAACGGATGATCCGGACCGGGGCCCTGGGGCCCTCCCCGGCCCACGACCAGGACCCTGGTCCTGGTCCTGGTCCTGGACCTGGACCTGGACCTGGACCTGGCTCTGGTCCTGGCCCGACCCGGGTCAGCGCCCGGGCCATTGGCCGCGAACGGCTACCGCTACCACTGCGGCTGCGGCTGCGGCTGCGGCTGCGGCTGCGGCTGCGGCTGCTGTGCAACCCTGTCCCGGGGGCCGGGAGGCCGGACACAGGGGGACAGACATGCCCAGGAGCCGACACATCGGGCCCAACGGTGACCAGGAGTCGGTGGACATCGAGCCCAACAGTGACCAGGAGCCGGTGGACATCGGGCCTGACGATGACCAGGAGTTGGTGGACATCGACAGCGCCGAGCCACCATGGACCCGTAACGACGCACTCGTGACCGGCGGCGCCTGCGCGCTGAACCTGCTCAGCTATGCGTTCTTCAACGACCCCAACGGGCAGCACACCGTGAGCGTGGCAGGGTTCCTCCTCGTCGCGGTGGCGGCCATGCCGCTGCTGGCCCGGCGCCGCCACCCGGTGGCGGCGCTCGCCGCCGCACTGGCACTCGATGCGACAGCCGCCCTGACCGTGGGGCTGCCCAGCCACTTCGGTGCCGTCCTGGTGGTCGCCCTGTACTCGGTCGCCAGGGTCTGCCCCGGTCGGGTGACGGCGGTCGCAGCCACCGCGACGGTGTCGCTGACGCTGCTGAGCCAGAGCAACGGCCGGATTCCGCCCTGGCAGGAGGCCATCACCCCGCCCCTCACCACCCTGATCGTCGTCGGCACCGCCCTGGCGATCAACCGCTGGCAGCAGGAGGTGGCGGCCAACCGCAGACTCCTCGCCGACCGCGCGGTGGCCGACGAACGCCGCCGCATCGCACGGGAGTTGCACGACATCGTGGCCCACCACATCACCACCATGCAGCTGATGGCCGGCGGAGCCCGGGCCAACCTCGCCCAACCGGAGGTGGTCCAAGACGCCCTGATCACCCTGGAGTCCTCCGGGCGGCTCGCGCTGCGCGAGATGCGCCAGCTCCTCGACGTACTGCGGGCCGGCGACGAACCGGAGGCCGCGCCGTCGCTGCCCCAGCCGGGCATCGACGACCTCGACCGCCTGGTCGCCGAGTCCCGCCGCGCCGGAGTGCCGACCGAGTTCAGCGTTCGCGGGCCGCAGCGCCCGCTGCCGCCGACCGTCGGCCTCACGGTCTTCCGGATCGCGCAGGAGGCCCTCACCAACACCCGCAAGTACGCGGGGGACGCCCGCGCGTCCGTACAGCTGACGTACCACCAGGACCGGGTCACCATCGAGGTGCGGGACGACGGCGGGGGCACACCACCGCAGGAGGGGGCGTCGGCGGTGGGCTCAGGCGGATACGGCCTGATCGGCATGCGCGAGCGCGTCGCCCTGCACGGCGGCACCCTCACCGTCGGCCCGCAGGCCGACGGGGGGTTCGCCGTGATGGCCGAGCTACCACTGACCACGGACGAGACGGCCGAGGCCACCGTCCAGCACGAGGGAGCGCGTCGATGACCGGAACCGGCCCGACCCCACCGAGGATCAGGGTGCTCATCGCGGACGACCAGCCGCTGGTCCGGCGCGGCCTGTCGCTGATCCTCTCCCCCGACCCGTCCCTCGAAGTGGTGGGAGAGGCCGAGAACGGCGCGCAGGCCGTCACCCTCGCCCGCCAACTGTGCCCCGACGTCGTGGTGATGGACATCCGGATGCCCGTCCTCGACGGAGTCGGCGCGACCGGGGAACTCGCCGCCACCGTGCCCGACTGCCGGGTCCTGGCCCTCAGTACCTTCGACCTCGACGAGTACGTCGTGGGCGCCCTGCGCGCCGGAGCGTACGGGTTTCTGCCCAAGGACAGCTCCCCGGAGGACCTGGGCGCGGCGATCCGCACCGTCCACGCCGGCGAGGCCGCCGTCGCGCCACGCCTGCTCACCCGGTTGATCTCCACCTACGTACGGGCACCCCACGGTGCGCCGCCGCCCCCTACCGGCCTGGGTGAACTCACCCCCCGCGAGGTCGAAGTGTGGCATCTGATGGCCACCGGCCTCGACAACACCGAGATCTCCCGCGCCCTGGACATCAGCCTCTCCACGGTCAAGAACTACATCACCAGCATCTTCGACAAGCTCGCCGTCCGCGACCGCGCCCAGGCGGTCATCGCAGCCTACGAATCGGGCCTGGTCACTGCCCGCCCGGCAGCCGGGGATCCACCCGGCCACGGGCACAGCGAAACAACACCCCCTCGCCCTAGACCCAGATCGTCACGGCGCGAGACGAGACCCCGACCCCAGTTCTGAAACACGACCCAGGGCCTTCGTCGGGATCACCGGCGATCCAGAGGCAGATGCCCGTGAGGTGAAGTCCGGCCAGGTAGATGGTCGCGGTCTGTTCGTAGCGGGTGGCGATGCCTCGCTGTTCACGGCACACCCGCACCCGCGAGCGGCTGATCCGAACGACCCCGCCCAGGTGTGTTGTCCGGAGAGGTTGGTGCCGTCCCCGCTCGCCGTACGCCGAAACTCCTCGAGGATCCGTTGCAGAGCCGCCGCGTGCGCCTCTCGCGCCGCCCGCCCGCCGTCGCTGAGGTTCACCCAGGTGCGGGGGCGGTTGCGCGCCTCCGAGTTGAAGACCCCTTCGACTCGCTGAGGAGCAGCACCATCAGCAGAACAATCGAAAACACCGGCTTCACCTGCGGAAACTGCGGGAAGGCAGTCGCGGCGCCGACCAACGGAAGCTACCGCAACCACTGCCCGCACTGCCTGCACTCGCTGCACGTGGACGTCTCGCCCGGAGACCGTGCCAACGACTGTCGTGCGCTGATGCGCCCGGTGGCCGTCGAGCACTCCGCCAAGGGCTACATGATCGTCCACCAATGCACCGGTTGCGGCACCCGCGGCCGCAACCCCATGGCCGACGACCCGCACCAAGGCGACGACCTCGACACCGTCATCGCAGTGATGCACCAGGCCATCGGCCGGCACGAAGCCGGACACACAAACCGGCGCCGGACACTCCTCTGACGCCCCGGCGGCTCCCGCTCACAGCGGGAGCCGCTTCCATATACCCCGCTGGATCAGCACTCAGTTCTGGGACCGAAAGCACCCCGACCTGATCGGGGTGCCTGAACTCCACGTGCGTCAGCCGAGCGCGAAGGCCCGCTGACGTGGGCCAGGGGGACCGAAGCTCAGCCCGTTCTCATCGAGAGCATTGAAGACGGTGGCCCGGTTCACCTCGAAGTCGAAGCTGACATCAACATTCCCCTGAGCCACATCCCTGCCGGTCCACTCGAGCAGTTCGACTCCCTTGAGGGACCGACCCCGCAGAGCATCCAACTCAGGAAGAGGATCAGGACGCCATTGCAGGTCGAAGCCGGACCACCGGACCGGACGATCGACGTCGATCGTGTTCCACGTAAGGGAAAGATCGTCGAACTTGTGATGGTTGACCTCAAGCTGCTCGCCATTGAAGTCGAACAGCACGGGACAGTCACAGAACCACTCGTCATGCTCCAGGTCCCAGACCATCCAGACACTTGTCAGAGTCCGGCCGGCAAGACCACGCAGGCGCTGCCCGTGCTCCCGCACCACTTCTCTGCGGCCGTGCAACCACACCGGCTGATATCCGTCGATGCCGAAGTCGAACATTGACTCATCTTGTCAGCGCTGCCCCACCTCAGCACGACGAAGTCCCAGGTGCCGCAACCGGCCGCCCGCTTCTCAAGCACCTCTGTCACGACAAAACGCTCTGTTGCGGTGCATGTGGCGAGTCGGGACAACACGAACACGGCGACCAACCATGCCTCCCGCTGGCTGCCCCCGGGCCGCCGAGCAGGGCAATCGCTCCACCCCGACGTCTCTGCGGCCCTCCTCAACGACCTCGGCATGCCCACCACCGCCGGCCGCACGGTCGGGATCCAGCAGGTGTCGGGGCGGTGTCGGGTGGTTATCGGCGGTGGTCGGTGGGCTATCGGTGGTCTGTCGATGGCTGCCGGGACATTGGAGCCGGTTGGCGCCGGTCATCAACGGCACCGGCCACCAGCATCGCATCGTCCCGACCTACTGGAACGGCGCTCCCGGCGCGACCGGCCGGGTGTCCGCCCAGCGGTCCACGCTCAGGAAGAAAGCCCCATGACCACCTACGTCACGATCATCGGCGCCGGGCTCGGCGGCCTCACGCTCGCCCGCGTCCTGCACGTCCACGGAATACCGGCCACGGTCTACGAGGCGGAGCCCTCCCCGACTGCGCGTCCGCAGGGCGGGATGCTCGACATCCACGACTACAACGGCCAACTCGCCCTCGAATCAGCTGACTTGATGGACGAGTTCCGCGGCCTCATCCTGGAGGGCCGCCAGGCAATGCGAGTCCTCGACCCGGACGGAACCGTCCTGTTCGACCAAGCCGACGACGGCACAGGTGGACGCCCGGAGGTGCAGCGCGGCGAGCTGCGACAGATCCTGCTCGACTCGCTCCCGGCCGGCGCCGTCCGGTGGGGGCACAAGGTCAGCAGCACCCGTACCCTCGGCGAGGGCCGCCACCAGGTGACGTTCGCCGACGGCAGCACCGTCGTCACCAGCCTGCTGGTCGGCGCGGACGGCGCGTGGTCACGGGCCCGGCCGCTGCTCTCCACCGCCACACCCGAGTACGTCGGCAAGTCGGTCGTCGAGACCTACCTGTTCGACGCCGACACCCGGCACCCGGCCGCCGCAAAAACGGTCGGCGGCGGGTCGATGATCGCGCTCACGCCGGGCAGGGAGATGTTCGCTCACCGGGAAAGGGGTGACACTCTGCACGCCTACGTGGGGTTGTCCGAGCCGCAGGACTGGTTCGCCGCCATCGATTTCGCCGATGCCGCCGTGGCCAGCGCGCGGATCGCGCAGGAATTCGACGGCTGGGCGCCGGAGCTCACCGCGCTGATCACCGACAGCGACACCGCGCCGACCCTGCGCCCCCTCTACGCTCTGCCGACCGGGCACCGGTGGGACCGGGTGCCTGGGGTGACCCTCCTCGGCGACGCCGCCCACCTCTCGGCCCCGAACGGCGAAGGCGCCAACCTGGCCATGCTCGACGGCGCCGAACTCGGCAAGGCCCTCGCCGCGCACCCCGACGACATCGAAGCCGCGCTCACCGAATACGAGCAGGCCATGTTCCCCCGCAGCGCCGAGACTGCCACCTTTGAAGGCGCCGAGGCCCACGGAGCCGATGCCGACAACCACACAGCCCACGACCTGATCACCGCGTTCACCCGGCACGAGCAGTCCCCATAAGGCAGCCGTGAGCGGGTTGCACGTCAGACCAGTTCCGTGTGACGGCACGCGGCTCGTCTCGTCGGGGCTGTGGGCGTACGGAACGCAGGGGGCCTCCCGGGCAACTACGCCGGGGGTACGGACCGGATCGCGGAGATATCGAACTGGAGCCGGACTTTCTCGCTCACCATGGCGCCGCCCGCTTCCAGGCGTTGGTTGTAGACCAAGCCCCAATCGGTGCGGTCGATGGTGGTGGTGCCGTCAAAGCCGGCCCGCTCATAGCCGAACGGGTCCACGACCGAGCCGAGGTAGTCGAGTTGCAGCTCGACCGGCCGGGTGATTCCGCGGATGGTCAGATCCCCTGTCATACGGAAGCTCTCTGCGCCCTCGTGGATCGTGGAGGTGCTGCGGAACACCATCTCCGGGTAGCGGTGGGCGTCGAAGAAGTCGGTGCCGATGAGGTGTGCGTCCCGCTGTTCCACGCCCGTGTCGACGCTGGCCACCCGGATGACGAGTTCGGCCCGGGACTGAGAGGGCCGGGCCCCGTCGAAGTACAGCGTGCTGTCGT
This Streptomyces decoyicus DNA region includes the following protein-coding sequences:
- a CDS encoding MMPL family transporter, whose translation is MIRALTGYSTRHPWKVIALWAVLGVVLSALVPTLIARVTQHQTGDFLPRSYDSAAALQIAEEQFGVDPDATTVTVLVARSDGRALSAADQKRVEAEAAQLGQRRVIMPREDDGPKFLVPDRSQMPRIAPAMTAPDRSFELFSVQLTGNPSDKGVQGVYRAFRDAARTQFSEVGMRTGFTGGLADTVDTTDAHETAAKVGGALVMGFIVLLNVLVFRSALAALLPLLAVAMIGGVAMGTVAGAAMLAGRKLDASTPNLINVVLLGIGIDYLLFLLFRFREQLRNRPDQSAREAAEQVSGRVGTAITSAALTIVAAFATLGLATFGQFRSLGPAIAVAVLVMLLGSLTLLPALLAAAGRKMFWPSRTLRHKPSEGRAARFGALVTRRPLTMLTASVALLATLAAGLAGIRMDYGRDDSGDQTPAAATAAEISRALPAGVSDPTSVFVTATDGDTLTTARLDGLSHALTQVKGVGQVGRTILNKDRRAARLDLYPTADPQSQQARDLASGPIRDAIAQHTPAGTTAHVGGTAAIFADISTAVDRDLKIVFPVAAALIALILLLLLRSLLAPVALMLSVGLGFAATLGAATLLFQHGLGKPGVNFTLPLVLFLFVVALGTDYNILIADRIREEMQRPGPARAAVARAVRHTTPAIATAGLVLAGSFATLATTPGNEQIAFAMALGIMLSALVLSLVLVPALAALLGRSIWWPFHPRPTMGGHPQHQANAPAPEPDQVTAY
- a CDS encoding sensor histidine kinase; translation: MPRSRHIGPNGDQESVDIEPNSDQEPVDIGPDDDQELVDIDSAEPPWTRNDALVTGGACALNLLSYAFFNDPNGQHTVSVAGFLLVAVAAMPLLARRRHPVAALAAALALDATAALTVGLPSHFGAVLVVALYSVARVCPGRVTAVAATATVSLTLLSQSNGRIPPWQEAITPPLTTLIVVGTALAINRWQQEVAANRRLLADRAVADERRRIARELHDIVAHHITTMQLMAGGARANLAQPEVVQDALITLESSGRLALREMRQLLDVLRAGDEPEAAPSLPQPGIDDLDRLVAESRRAGVPTEFSVRGPQRPLPPTVGLTVFRIAQEALTNTRKYAGDARASVQLTYHQDRVTIEVRDDGGGTPPQEGASAVGSGGYGLIGMRERVALHGGTLTVGPQADGGFAVMAELPLTTDETAEATVQHEGARR
- a CDS encoding response regulator transcription factor, encoding MTGTGPTPPRIRVLIADDQPLVRRGLSLILSPDPSLEVVGEAENGAQAVTLARQLCPDVVVMDIRMPVLDGVGATGELAATVPDCRVLALSTFDLDEYVVGALRAGAYGFLPKDSSPEDLGAAIRTVHAGEAAVAPRLLTRLISTYVRAPHGAPPPPTGLGELTPREVEVWHLMATGLDNTEISRALDISLSTVKNYITSIFDKLAVRDRAQAVIAAYESGLVTARPAAGDPPGHGHSETTPPRPRPRSSRRETRPRPQF
- a CDS encoding RNHCP domain-containing protein yields the protein MRLSRRPPAVAEVHPGAGAVARLRVEDPFDSLRSSTISRTIENTGFTCGNCGKAVAAPTNGSYRNHCPHCLHSLHVDVSPGDRANDCRALMRPVAVEHSAKGYMIVHQCTGCGTRGRNPMADDPHQGDDLDTVIAVMHQAIGRHEAGHTNRRRTLL
- a CDS encoding FAD-dependent oxidoreductase, with amino-acid sequence MTTYVTIIGAGLGGLTLARVLHVHGIPATVYEAEPSPTARPQGGMLDIHDYNGQLALESADLMDEFRGLILEGRQAMRVLDPDGTVLFDQADDGTGGRPEVQRGELRQILLDSLPAGAVRWGHKVSSTRTLGEGRHQVTFADGSTVVTSLLVGADGAWSRARPLLSTATPEYVGKSVVETYLFDADTRHPAAAKTVGGGSMIALTPGREMFAHRERGDTLHAYVGLSEPQDWFAAIDFADAAVASARIAQEFDGWAPELTALITDSDTAPTLRPLYALPTGHRWDRVPGVTLLGDAAHLSAPNGEGANLAMLDGAELGKALAAHPDDIEAALTEYEQAMFPRSAETATFEGAEAHGADADNHTAHDLITAFTRHEQSP
- a CDS encoding YceI family protein, coding for MGIFSRRQSATIEPTQAVGPRTPFPEADATGVALDPALRALTGQWIIDRPHSRIGFSVRHAMVTTVRGAFADYDSTLYFDGARPSQSRAELVIRVASVDTGVEQRDAHLIGTDFFDAHRYPEMVFRSTSTIHEGAESFRMTGDLTIRGITRPVELQLDYLGSVVDPFGYERAGFDGTTTIDRTDWGLVYNQRLEAGGAMVSEKVRLQFDISAIRSVPPA